Proteins from a genomic interval of Polypterus senegalus isolate Bchr_013 unplaced genomic scaffold, ASM1683550v1 scaffold_5026, whole genome shotgun sequence:
- the si:dkey-69o16.5 gene encoding alpha-aspartyl dipeptidase has protein sequence SFFGQQIKTILFIPYALHDQDSYATTVTEKFQSLGYEVDSIHKALNPVEAVRKAEAIFIGGGNTFRLLKALYEKNLVSEIRKRVLQDGVPFMGSSAGTNVATISIHTTNDMPIVMPPTLSAIGLVPFNINPHYLDHDPSSRHMGETREQRLTQYHEEPHTPSVLALREGSMLLVEENKATLWGSTRARLFVRGKPATEYEPGADLSFLLRGESWL, from the exons AGTTTCTTCGGACA acAGATTAAGACGATTCTCTTCATCCCATATGCGCTGCATGACCAAGACAGTTACGCCACAACAGTGACAGAGAAGTTTCAAAGTCTGG GTTATGAAGTGGACAGCATCCACAAAGCCCTAAATCCTGTGGAGGCAGTGAGGAAGGCGGAGGCCATCTTCATCG GTGGAGGAAATACTTTTCGGCTCTTAAAGGCGCTATACGAGAAGAATTTGGTGTCGGAAATCAGGAAGCGAGTGCTGCAG GATGGAGTGCCTTTCATGGGCTCAAGCGCTGGGACCAACGTGGCTACCATCAGCATCCACACCACCAATGACATGCCCATTGTGATGCCACCTACACTCAGCGCTATTGGCTTGGTGCCGTTCAACATCAACCCTCACTACCTGGACCACGACCCCTCGAGTCGCCACATGGGG GAGACACGAGAGCAGCGCCTCACGCAGTACCACGAGGAGCCCCACACGCCCAGCGTCCTG GCTCTGCGTGAAGGGTCCATGTTGCTGGTTGAGGAGAACAAAGCGACGCTTTGGGGGTCTACGAGGGCCCGTCTGTTTGTCAG GGGAAAGCCGGCCACCGAATATGAACCTGGCGCGGATCTCAGCTTCCTGCTACGCGGAGAGTCCTGGCTGTAA